The Bombus huntii isolate Logan2020A chromosome 1, iyBomHunt1.1, whole genome shotgun sequence genome contains a region encoding:
- the LOC126876902 gene encoding cyclic AMP-responsive element-binding protein 1 isoform X5, whose amino-acid sequence MESMVEENGSAVDPLSTGSQSGDAAPAIATSVQSVIQPNQQSVIQTATNIQPVAISKGNVILVSKPNSVIQTAQASLQTLQVVETGSDDSFSDSEESPEQRGGILTRRPSYKKILNDLGGGEITDGRLPPLESSSECDSNVDSEVSSHSLHYQTVIPAGTIQIATQGEGVPGLHTLTMSNAATAGGAIVQYAQGQDTQFFVPVSDNVPAYTGHGVVVEDAARKRELRLLKNRQAARECRRKKKEYIKCLENRVAILENRNQTLIEELKSLKQLCEPKTD is encoded by the exons ATGGAAAGTATGGTTGAGGAAAATGGATCAGCTGTTGACCCATTGTCTACGGGTTCTCAAAGCGGTGATGCAGCACCAGCAATAGCCACTTCG GTACAGTCTGTTATACAACCTAATCAACAATCAGTAATTCAAACTGCAACGAACATTCAACCTGTTGCTATTTCAAAAGGAAATGTCATACTTGTGAGCAAACCCAACTCTGTCATACAAACAGCCCAAGCAAGTTTACAAACACTTCAG GTGGTTGAAACTGGTAGTGATGATAGTTTCTCAGATTCAGAAGAATCTCCAGAACAAAGGGGAGGAATTCTTACCCGACGACCTTCTTACAAAAAAATTCTCAATGACTTAGGTGGTGGTGAAATTACAG ACGGTCGATTGCCCCCTCTAGAATCATCTTCTGAGTGTGATTCTAACGTGGACAGTGAAGTGTCGTCCCATTCGCTTCATTATCAGACAG TAATTCCTGCTGGAACCATACAAATTGCAACTCAAGGGGAAGGTGTGCCTGGACTTCATACATTAACTATGAGTAATGCAGCAACTGCAGGTGGAGCTATAGTACAGTATGCACAAGGCCAAGATACACAATTTTTTGTCCCAG TCTCTGACAATGTTCCAGCTTACACAGGACATGGTGTTGTAGTAGAAGATGCAGCtagaaaaagagaattaaGGTTGCTTAAAAATAG acAAGCAGCCCGCGAGTgtagaaggaaaaagaaagaatatataaagtgTCTAGAAAACCGTGTTGCGATATTGGAAAATAGAAATCAGACGTTAATAGAAGAACTCAAATCGTTAAAACAGCTATGCGAACCGAAAACTGACTGA
- the LOC126876902 gene encoding cyclic AMP-responsive element-binding protein 1 isoform X7 gives MESMVEENGSAVDPLSTGSQSGDAAPAIATSVQSVIQPNQQSVIQTATNIQPVAISKGNVILVSKPNSVIQTAQASLQTLQVVETGSDDSFSDSEESPEQRGGILTRRPSYKKILNDLGGGEITDGRLPPLESSSECDSNVDSEVSSHSLHYQTVIPAGTIQIATQGEGVPGLHTLTMSNAATAGGAIVQYAQGQDTQFFVPAYTGHGVVVEDAARKRELRLLKNRQAARECRRKKKEYIKCLENRVAILENRNQTLIEELKSLKQLCEPKTD, from the exons ATGGAAAGTATGGTTGAGGAAAATGGATCAGCTGTTGACCCATTGTCTACGGGTTCTCAAAGCGGTGATGCAGCACCAGCAATAGCCACTTCG GTACAGTCTGTTATACAACCTAATCAACAATCAGTAATTCAAACTGCAACGAACATTCAACCTGTTGCTATTTCAAAAGGAAATGTCATACTTGTGAGCAAACCCAACTCTGTCATACAAACAGCCCAAGCAAGTTTACAAACACTTCAG GTGGTTGAAACTGGTAGTGATGATAGTTTCTCAGATTCAGAAGAATCTCCAGAACAAAGGGGAGGAATTCTTACCCGACGACCTTCTTACAAAAAAATTCTCAATGACTTAGGTGGTGGTGAAATTACAG ACGGTCGATTGCCCCCTCTAGAATCATCTTCTGAGTGTGATTCTAACGTGGACAGTGAAGTGTCGTCCCATTCGCTTCATTATCAGACAG TAATTCCTGCTGGAACCATACAAATTGCAACTCAAGGGGAAGGTGTGCCTGGACTTCATACATTAACTATGAGTAATGCAGCAACTGCAGGTGGAGCTATAGTACAGTATGCACAAGGCCAAGATACACAATTTTTTGTCCCAG CTTACACAGGACATGGTGTTGTAGTAGAAGATGCAGCtagaaaaagagaattaaGGTTGCTTAAAAATAG acAAGCAGCCCGCGAGTgtagaaggaaaaagaaagaatatataaagtgTCTAGAAAACCGTGTTGCGATATTGGAAAATAGAAATCAGACGTTAATAGAAGAACTCAAATCGTTAAAACAGCTATGCGAACCGAAAACTGACTGA
- the LOC126876902 gene encoding cyclic AMP-responsive element-binding protein 1 isoform X9, whose translation MESMVEENGSAVDPLSTGSQSGDAAPAIATSVQSVIQPNQQSVIQTATNIQPVAISKGNVILVSKPNSVIQTAQASLQTLQVVETGSDDSFSDSEESPEQRGGILTRRPSYKKILNDLGGGEITDGRLPPLESSSECDSNVDSEVSSHSLHYQTVIPAGTIQIATQGEGVPGLHTLTMSNAATAGGAIVQYAQGQDTQFFVPGHGVVVEDAARKRELRLLKNRQAARECRRKKKEYIKCLENRVAILENRNQTLIEELKSLKQLCEPKTD comes from the exons ATGGAAAGTATGGTTGAGGAAAATGGATCAGCTGTTGACCCATTGTCTACGGGTTCTCAAAGCGGTGATGCAGCACCAGCAATAGCCACTTCG GTACAGTCTGTTATACAACCTAATCAACAATCAGTAATTCAAACTGCAACGAACATTCAACCTGTTGCTATTTCAAAAGGAAATGTCATACTTGTGAGCAAACCCAACTCTGTCATACAAACAGCCCAAGCAAGTTTACAAACACTTCAG GTGGTTGAAACTGGTAGTGATGATAGTTTCTCAGATTCAGAAGAATCTCCAGAACAAAGGGGAGGAATTCTTACCCGACGACCTTCTTACAAAAAAATTCTCAATGACTTAGGTGGTGGTGAAATTACAG ACGGTCGATTGCCCCCTCTAGAATCATCTTCTGAGTGTGATTCTAACGTGGACAGTGAAGTGTCGTCCCATTCGCTTCATTATCAGACAG TAATTCCTGCTGGAACCATACAAATTGCAACTCAAGGGGAAGGTGTGCCTGGACTTCATACATTAACTATGAGTAATGCAGCAACTGCAGGTGGAGCTATAGTACAGTATGCACAAGGCCAAGATACACAATTTTTTGTCCCAG GACATGGTGTTGTAGTAGAAGATGCAGCtagaaaaagagaattaaGGTTGCTTAAAAATAG acAAGCAGCCCGCGAGTgtagaaggaaaaagaaagaatatataaagtgTCTAGAAAACCGTGTTGCGATATTGGAAAATAGAAATCAGACGTTAATAGAAGAACTCAAATCGTTAAAACAGCTATGCGAACCGAAAACTGACTGA
- the LOC126876902 gene encoding cyclic AMP-responsive element-binding protein 1 isoform X10 has protein sequence MESMVEENGSAVDPLSTGSQSGDAAPAIATSVQSVIQPNQQSVIQTATNIQPVAISKGNVILVSKPNSVIQTAQASLQTLQVVETGSDDSFSDSEESPEQRGGILTRRPSYKKILNDLGGGEITVIPAGTIQIATQGEGVPGLHTLTMSNAATAGGAIVQYAQGQDTQFFVPVSDNVPAYTGHGVVVEDAARKRELRLLKNRQAARECRRKKKEYIKCLENRVAILENRNQTLIEELKSLKQLCEPKTD, from the exons ATGGAAAGTATGGTTGAGGAAAATGGATCAGCTGTTGACCCATTGTCTACGGGTTCTCAAAGCGGTGATGCAGCACCAGCAATAGCCACTTCG GTACAGTCTGTTATACAACCTAATCAACAATCAGTAATTCAAACTGCAACGAACATTCAACCTGTTGCTATTTCAAAAGGAAATGTCATACTTGTGAGCAAACCCAACTCTGTCATACAAACAGCCCAAGCAAGTTTACAAACACTTCAG GTGGTTGAAACTGGTAGTGATGATAGTTTCTCAGATTCAGAAGAATCTCCAGAACAAAGGGGAGGAATTCTTACCCGACGACCTTCTTACAAAAAAATTCTCAATGACTTAGGTGGTGGTGAAATTACAG TAATTCCTGCTGGAACCATACAAATTGCAACTCAAGGGGAAGGTGTGCCTGGACTTCATACATTAACTATGAGTAATGCAGCAACTGCAGGTGGAGCTATAGTACAGTATGCACAAGGCCAAGATACACAATTTTTTGTCCCAG TCTCTGACAATGTTCCAGCTTACACAGGACATGGTGTTGTAGTAGAAGATGCAGCtagaaaaagagaattaaGGTTGCTTAAAAATAG acAAGCAGCCCGCGAGTgtagaaggaaaaagaaagaatatataaagtgTCTAGAAAACCGTGTTGCGATATTGGAAAATAGAAATCAGACGTTAATAGAAGAACTCAAATCGTTAAAACAGCTATGCGAACCGAAAACTGACTGA
- the LOC126876902 gene encoding cyclic AMP-responsive element-binding protein 1 isoform X11, which produces MESMVEENGSAVDPLSTGSQSGDAAPAIATSVQSVIQPNQQSVIQTATNIQPVAISKGNVILVSKPNSVIQTAQASLQTLQVVETGSDDSFSDSEESPEQRGGILTRRPSYKKILNDLGGGEITVIPAGTIQIATQGEGVPGLHTLTMSNAATAGGAIVQYAQGQDTQFFVPAYTGHGVVVEDAARKRELRLLKNRQAARECRRKKKEYIKCLENRVAILENRNQTLIEELKSLKQLCEPKTD; this is translated from the exons ATGGAAAGTATGGTTGAGGAAAATGGATCAGCTGTTGACCCATTGTCTACGGGTTCTCAAAGCGGTGATGCAGCACCAGCAATAGCCACTTCG GTACAGTCTGTTATACAACCTAATCAACAATCAGTAATTCAAACTGCAACGAACATTCAACCTGTTGCTATTTCAAAAGGAAATGTCATACTTGTGAGCAAACCCAACTCTGTCATACAAACAGCCCAAGCAAGTTTACAAACACTTCAG GTGGTTGAAACTGGTAGTGATGATAGTTTCTCAGATTCAGAAGAATCTCCAGAACAAAGGGGAGGAATTCTTACCCGACGACCTTCTTACAAAAAAATTCTCAATGACTTAGGTGGTGGTGAAATTACAG TAATTCCTGCTGGAACCATACAAATTGCAACTCAAGGGGAAGGTGTGCCTGGACTTCATACATTAACTATGAGTAATGCAGCAACTGCAGGTGGAGCTATAGTACAGTATGCACAAGGCCAAGATACACAATTTTTTGTCCCAG CTTACACAGGACATGGTGTTGTAGTAGAAGATGCAGCtagaaaaagagaattaaGGTTGCTTAAAAATAG acAAGCAGCCCGCGAGTgtagaaggaaaaagaaagaatatataaagtgTCTAGAAAACCGTGTTGCGATATTGGAAAATAGAAATCAGACGTTAATAGAAGAACTCAAATCGTTAAAACAGCTATGCGAACCGAAAACTGACTGA
- the LOC126876902 gene encoding cyclic AMP-responsive element-binding protein 1 isoform X12 — protein sequence MESMVEENGSAVDPLSTGSQSGDAAPAIATSVQSVIQPNQQSVIQTATNIQPVAISKGNVILVSKPNSVIQTAQASLQTLQVVETGSDDSFSDSEESPEQRGGILTRRPSYKKILNDLGGGEITVIPAGTIQIATQGEGVPGLHTLTMSNAATAGGAIVQYAQGQDTQFFVPGHGVVVEDAARKRELRLLKNRQAARECRRKKKEYIKCLENRVAILENRNQTLIEELKSLKQLCEPKTD from the exons ATGGAAAGTATGGTTGAGGAAAATGGATCAGCTGTTGACCCATTGTCTACGGGTTCTCAAAGCGGTGATGCAGCACCAGCAATAGCCACTTCG GTACAGTCTGTTATACAACCTAATCAACAATCAGTAATTCAAACTGCAACGAACATTCAACCTGTTGCTATTTCAAAAGGAAATGTCATACTTGTGAGCAAACCCAACTCTGTCATACAAACAGCCCAAGCAAGTTTACAAACACTTCAG GTGGTTGAAACTGGTAGTGATGATAGTTTCTCAGATTCAGAAGAATCTCCAGAACAAAGGGGAGGAATTCTTACCCGACGACCTTCTTACAAAAAAATTCTCAATGACTTAGGTGGTGGTGAAATTACAG TAATTCCTGCTGGAACCATACAAATTGCAACTCAAGGGGAAGGTGTGCCTGGACTTCATACATTAACTATGAGTAATGCAGCAACTGCAGGTGGAGCTATAGTACAGTATGCACAAGGCCAAGATACACAATTTTTTGTCCCAG GACATGGTGTTGTAGTAGAAGATGCAGCtagaaaaagagaattaaGGTTGCTTAAAAATAG acAAGCAGCCCGCGAGTgtagaaggaaaaagaaagaatatataaagtgTCTAGAAAACCGTGTTGCGATATTGGAAAATAGAAATCAGACGTTAATAGAAGAACTCAAATCGTTAAAACAGCTATGCGAACCGAAAACTGACTGA
- the LOC126876902 gene encoding cyclic AMP-responsive element-binding protein 1 isoform X2, with protein sequence MESMVEENGSAVDPLSTGSQSGDAAPAIATSVQSLNRTQQQTHHLVASTSIVQLTLPTSGATQVQSVIQPNQQSVIQTATNIQPVAISKGNVILVSKPNSVIQTAQASLQTLQVVETGSDDSFSDSEESPEQRGGILTRRPSYKKILNDLGGGEITDGRLPPLESSSECDSNVDSEVSSHSLHYQTVIPAGTIQIATQGEGVPGLHTLTMSNAATAGGAIVQYAQGQDTQFFVPAYTGHGVVVEDAARKRELRLLKNRQAARECRRKKKEYIKCLENRVAILENRNQTLIEELKSLKQLCEPKTD encoded by the exons ATGGAAAGTATGGTTGAGGAAAATGGATCAGCTGTTGACCCATTGTCTACGGGTTCTCAAAGCGGTGATGCAGCACCAGCAATAGCCACTTCGGTACAATCTCTCAATAGAACACAGCAGCAAACTCATCATCTGGTAGCTTCTACCAGCATTGTGCAACTGACACTACCTACGTCAGGGGCAACACAG GTACAGTCTGTTATACAACCTAATCAACAATCAGTAATTCAAACTGCAACGAACATTCAACCTGTTGCTATTTCAAAAGGAAATGTCATACTTGTGAGCAAACCCAACTCTGTCATACAAACAGCCCAAGCAAGTTTACAAACACTTCAG GTGGTTGAAACTGGTAGTGATGATAGTTTCTCAGATTCAGAAGAATCTCCAGAACAAAGGGGAGGAATTCTTACCCGACGACCTTCTTACAAAAAAATTCTCAATGACTTAGGTGGTGGTGAAATTACAG ACGGTCGATTGCCCCCTCTAGAATCATCTTCTGAGTGTGATTCTAACGTGGACAGTGAAGTGTCGTCCCATTCGCTTCATTATCAGACAG TAATTCCTGCTGGAACCATACAAATTGCAACTCAAGGGGAAGGTGTGCCTGGACTTCATACATTAACTATGAGTAATGCAGCAACTGCAGGTGGAGCTATAGTACAGTATGCACAAGGCCAAGATACACAATTTTTTGTCCCAG CTTACACAGGACATGGTGTTGTAGTAGAAGATGCAGCtagaaaaagagaattaaGGTTGCTTAAAAATAG acAAGCAGCCCGCGAGTgtagaaggaaaaagaaagaatatataaagtgTCTAGAAAACCGTGTTGCGATATTGGAAAATAGAAATCAGACGTTAATAGAAGAACTCAAATCGTTAAAACAGCTATGCGAACCGAAAACTGACTGA
- the LOC126876902 gene encoding cyclic AMP-responsive element-binding protein 1 isoform X1: protein MESMVEENGSAVDPLSTGSQSGDAAPAIATSVQSLNRTQQQTHHLVASTSIVQLTLPTSGATQVQSVIQPNQQSVIQTATNIQPVAISKGNVILVSKPNSVIQTAQASLQTLQVVETGSDDSFSDSEESPEQRGGILTRRPSYKKILNDLGGGEITDGRLPPLESSSECDSNVDSEVSSHSLHYQTVIPAGTIQIATQGEGVPGLHTLTMSNAATAGGAIVQYAQGQDTQFFVPVSDNVPAYTGHGVVVEDAARKRELRLLKNRQAARECRRKKKEYIKCLENRVAILENRNQTLIEELKSLKQLCEPKTD from the exons ATGGAAAGTATGGTTGAGGAAAATGGATCAGCTGTTGACCCATTGTCTACGGGTTCTCAAAGCGGTGATGCAGCACCAGCAATAGCCACTTCGGTACAATCTCTCAATAGAACACAGCAGCAAACTCATCATCTGGTAGCTTCTACCAGCATTGTGCAACTGACACTACCTACGTCAGGGGCAACACAG GTACAGTCTGTTATACAACCTAATCAACAATCAGTAATTCAAACTGCAACGAACATTCAACCTGTTGCTATTTCAAAAGGAAATGTCATACTTGTGAGCAAACCCAACTCTGTCATACAAACAGCCCAAGCAAGTTTACAAACACTTCAG GTGGTTGAAACTGGTAGTGATGATAGTTTCTCAGATTCAGAAGAATCTCCAGAACAAAGGGGAGGAATTCTTACCCGACGACCTTCTTACAAAAAAATTCTCAATGACTTAGGTGGTGGTGAAATTACAG ACGGTCGATTGCCCCCTCTAGAATCATCTTCTGAGTGTGATTCTAACGTGGACAGTGAAGTGTCGTCCCATTCGCTTCATTATCAGACAG TAATTCCTGCTGGAACCATACAAATTGCAACTCAAGGGGAAGGTGTGCCTGGACTTCATACATTAACTATGAGTAATGCAGCAACTGCAGGTGGAGCTATAGTACAGTATGCACAAGGCCAAGATACACAATTTTTTGTCCCAG TCTCTGACAATGTTCCAGCTTACACAGGACATGGTGTTGTAGTAGAAGATGCAGCtagaaaaagagaattaaGGTTGCTTAAAAATAG acAAGCAGCCCGCGAGTgtagaaggaaaaagaaagaatatataaagtgTCTAGAAAACCGTGTTGCGATATTGGAAAATAGAAATCAGACGTTAATAGAAGAACTCAAATCGTTAAAACAGCTATGCGAACCGAAAACTGACTGA
- the LOC126876902 gene encoding cyclic AMP-responsive element-binding protein 1 isoform X8: MESMVEENGSAVDPLSTGSQSGDAAPAIATSVQSLNRTQQQTHHLVASTSIVQLTLPTSGATQVQSVIQPNQQSVIQTATNIQPVAISKGNVILVSKPNSVIQTAQASLQTLQVVETGSDDSFSDSEESPEQRGGILTRRPSYKKILNDLGGGEITVIPAGTIQIATQGEGVPGLHTLTMSNAATAGGAIVQYAQGQDTQFFVPGHGVVVEDAARKRELRLLKNRQAARECRRKKKEYIKCLENRVAILENRNQTLIEELKSLKQLCEPKTD; encoded by the exons ATGGAAAGTATGGTTGAGGAAAATGGATCAGCTGTTGACCCATTGTCTACGGGTTCTCAAAGCGGTGATGCAGCACCAGCAATAGCCACTTCGGTACAATCTCTCAATAGAACACAGCAGCAAACTCATCATCTGGTAGCTTCTACCAGCATTGTGCAACTGACACTACCTACGTCAGGGGCAACACAG GTACAGTCTGTTATACAACCTAATCAACAATCAGTAATTCAAACTGCAACGAACATTCAACCTGTTGCTATTTCAAAAGGAAATGTCATACTTGTGAGCAAACCCAACTCTGTCATACAAACAGCCCAAGCAAGTTTACAAACACTTCAG GTGGTTGAAACTGGTAGTGATGATAGTTTCTCAGATTCAGAAGAATCTCCAGAACAAAGGGGAGGAATTCTTACCCGACGACCTTCTTACAAAAAAATTCTCAATGACTTAGGTGGTGGTGAAATTACAG TAATTCCTGCTGGAACCATACAAATTGCAACTCAAGGGGAAGGTGTGCCTGGACTTCATACATTAACTATGAGTAATGCAGCAACTGCAGGTGGAGCTATAGTACAGTATGCACAAGGCCAAGATACACAATTTTTTGTCCCAG GACATGGTGTTGTAGTAGAAGATGCAGCtagaaaaagagaattaaGGTTGCTTAAAAATAG acAAGCAGCCCGCGAGTgtagaaggaaaaagaaagaatatataaagtgTCTAGAAAACCGTGTTGCGATATTGGAAAATAGAAATCAGACGTTAATAGAAGAACTCAAATCGTTAAAACAGCTATGCGAACCGAAAACTGACTGA
- the LOC126876902 gene encoding cyclic AMP-responsive element-binding protein 1 isoform X4: protein MESMVEENGSAVDPLSTGSQSGDAAPAIATSVQSLNRTQQQTHHLVASTSIVQLTLPTSGATQVQSVIQPNQQSVIQTATNIQPVAISKGNVILVSKPNSVIQTAQASLQTLQVVETGSDDSFSDSEESPEQRGGILTRRPSYKKILNDLGGGEITVIPAGTIQIATQGEGVPGLHTLTMSNAATAGGAIVQYAQGQDTQFFVPVSDNVPAYTGHGVVVEDAARKRELRLLKNRQAARECRRKKKEYIKCLENRVAILENRNQTLIEELKSLKQLCEPKTD from the exons ATGGAAAGTATGGTTGAGGAAAATGGATCAGCTGTTGACCCATTGTCTACGGGTTCTCAAAGCGGTGATGCAGCACCAGCAATAGCCACTTCGGTACAATCTCTCAATAGAACACAGCAGCAAACTCATCATCTGGTAGCTTCTACCAGCATTGTGCAACTGACACTACCTACGTCAGGGGCAACACAG GTACAGTCTGTTATACAACCTAATCAACAATCAGTAATTCAAACTGCAACGAACATTCAACCTGTTGCTATTTCAAAAGGAAATGTCATACTTGTGAGCAAACCCAACTCTGTCATACAAACAGCCCAAGCAAGTTTACAAACACTTCAG GTGGTTGAAACTGGTAGTGATGATAGTTTCTCAGATTCAGAAGAATCTCCAGAACAAAGGGGAGGAATTCTTACCCGACGACCTTCTTACAAAAAAATTCTCAATGACTTAGGTGGTGGTGAAATTACAG TAATTCCTGCTGGAACCATACAAATTGCAACTCAAGGGGAAGGTGTGCCTGGACTTCATACATTAACTATGAGTAATGCAGCAACTGCAGGTGGAGCTATAGTACAGTATGCACAAGGCCAAGATACACAATTTTTTGTCCCAG TCTCTGACAATGTTCCAGCTTACACAGGACATGGTGTTGTAGTAGAAGATGCAGCtagaaaaagagaattaaGGTTGCTTAAAAATAG acAAGCAGCCCGCGAGTgtagaaggaaaaagaaagaatatataaagtgTCTAGAAAACCGTGTTGCGATATTGGAAAATAGAAATCAGACGTTAATAGAAGAACTCAAATCGTTAAAACAGCTATGCGAACCGAAAACTGACTGA
- the LOC126876902 gene encoding cyclic AMP-responsive element-binding protein 1 isoform X6 — translation MESMVEENGSAVDPLSTGSQSGDAAPAIATSVQSLNRTQQQTHHLVASTSIVQLTLPTSGATQVQSVIQPNQQSVIQTATNIQPVAISKGNVILVSKPNSVIQTAQASLQTLQVVETGSDDSFSDSEESPEQRGGILTRRPSYKKILNDLGGGEITVIPAGTIQIATQGEGVPGLHTLTMSNAATAGGAIVQYAQGQDTQFFVPAYTGHGVVVEDAARKRELRLLKNRQAARECRRKKKEYIKCLENRVAILENRNQTLIEELKSLKQLCEPKTD, via the exons ATGGAAAGTATGGTTGAGGAAAATGGATCAGCTGTTGACCCATTGTCTACGGGTTCTCAAAGCGGTGATGCAGCACCAGCAATAGCCACTTCGGTACAATCTCTCAATAGAACACAGCAGCAAACTCATCATCTGGTAGCTTCTACCAGCATTGTGCAACTGACACTACCTACGTCAGGGGCAACACAG GTACAGTCTGTTATACAACCTAATCAACAATCAGTAATTCAAACTGCAACGAACATTCAACCTGTTGCTATTTCAAAAGGAAATGTCATACTTGTGAGCAAACCCAACTCTGTCATACAAACAGCCCAAGCAAGTTTACAAACACTTCAG GTGGTTGAAACTGGTAGTGATGATAGTTTCTCAGATTCAGAAGAATCTCCAGAACAAAGGGGAGGAATTCTTACCCGACGACCTTCTTACAAAAAAATTCTCAATGACTTAGGTGGTGGTGAAATTACAG TAATTCCTGCTGGAACCATACAAATTGCAACTCAAGGGGAAGGTGTGCCTGGACTTCATACATTAACTATGAGTAATGCAGCAACTGCAGGTGGAGCTATAGTACAGTATGCACAAGGCCAAGATACACAATTTTTTGTCCCAG CTTACACAGGACATGGTGTTGTAGTAGAAGATGCAGCtagaaaaagagaattaaGGTTGCTTAAAAATAG acAAGCAGCCCGCGAGTgtagaaggaaaaagaaagaatatataaagtgTCTAGAAAACCGTGTTGCGATATTGGAAAATAGAAATCAGACGTTAATAGAAGAACTCAAATCGTTAAAACAGCTATGCGAACCGAAAACTGACTGA
- the LOC126876902 gene encoding cyclic AMP-responsive element-binding protein 1 isoform X3 — MESMVEENGSAVDPLSTGSQSGDAAPAIATSVQSLNRTQQQTHHLVASTSIVQLTLPTSGATQVQSVIQPNQQSVIQTATNIQPVAISKGNVILVSKPNSVIQTAQASLQTLQVVETGSDDSFSDSEESPEQRGGILTRRPSYKKILNDLGGGEITDGRLPPLESSSECDSNVDSEVSSHSLHYQTVIPAGTIQIATQGEGVPGLHTLTMSNAATAGGAIVQYAQGQDTQFFVPGHGVVVEDAARKRELRLLKNRQAARECRRKKKEYIKCLENRVAILENRNQTLIEELKSLKQLCEPKTD; from the exons ATGGAAAGTATGGTTGAGGAAAATGGATCAGCTGTTGACCCATTGTCTACGGGTTCTCAAAGCGGTGATGCAGCACCAGCAATAGCCACTTCGGTACAATCTCTCAATAGAACACAGCAGCAAACTCATCATCTGGTAGCTTCTACCAGCATTGTGCAACTGACACTACCTACGTCAGGGGCAACACAG GTACAGTCTGTTATACAACCTAATCAACAATCAGTAATTCAAACTGCAACGAACATTCAACCTGTTGCTATTTCAAAAGGAAATGTCATACTTGTGAGCAAACCCAACTCTGTCATACAAACAGCCCAAGCAAGTTTACAAACACTTCAG GTGGTTGAAACTGGTAGTGATGATAGTTTCTCAGATTCAGAAGAATCTCCAGAACAAAGGGGAGGAATTCTTACCCGACGACCTTCTTACAAAAAAATTCTCAATGACTTAGGTGGTGGTGAAATTACAG ACGGTCGATTGCCCCCTCTAGAATCATCTTCTGAGTGTGATTCTAACGTGGACAGTGAAGTGTCGTCCCATTCGCTTCATTATCAGACAG TAATTCCTGCTGGAACCATACAAATTGCAACTCAAGGGGAAGGTGTGCCTGGACTTCATACATTAACTATGAGTAATGCAGCAACTGCAGGTGGAGCTATAGTACAGTATGCACAAGGCCAAGATACACAATTTTTTGTCCCAG GACATGGTGTTGTAGTAGAAGATGCAGCtagaaaaagagaattaaGGTTGCTTAAAAATAG acAAGCAGCCCGCGAGTgtagaaggaaaaagaaagaatatataaagtgTCTAGAAAACCGTGTTGCGATATTGGAAAATAGAAATCAGACGTTAATAGAAGAACTCAAATCGTTAAAACAGCTATGCGAACCGAAAACTGACTGA